The Dehalogenimonas lykanthroporepellens BL-DC-9 genome includes a window with the following:
- a CDS encoding conserved hypothetical protein (KEGG: tne:Tneu_0047 hypothetical protein), with amino-acid sequence MKCPKCGSPEVEILTISNTLYCECKKCGSKWKKDL; translated from the coding sequence ATGAAATGTCCGAAATGCGGCAGTCCTGAAGTAGAAATCCTGACCATATCCAACACGCTGTATTGTGAGTGTAAGAAGTGCGGTTCTAAATGGAAGAAAGATCTTTGA
- a CDS encoding conserved hypothetical protein (KEGG: mmh:Mmah_1579 hypothetical protein), translating to MEERSLNVALDRETVEKDCLCRICPSYVECGERIGFCVTPAVSGCIDIEAGCLCLGCPVWVREGFRHVYFCVRGAESAQ from the coding sequence ATGGAAGAAAGATCTTTGAACGTTGCACTGGACCGGGAAACCGTGGAGAAGGACTGTCTGTGCCGCATCTGTCCTTCGTATGTCGAATGCGGGGAACGCATCGGCTTCTGTGTCACACCGGCGGTGAGCGGGTGTATCGACATCGAAGCCGGGTGTCTGTGCCTGGGTTGCCCGGTCTGGGTGCGGGAAGGTTTCCGGCACGTTTATTTCTGTGTCCGCGGCGCGGAGTCGGCGCAGTAA
- a CDS encoding AbrB family transcriptional regulator (KEGG: aba:Acid345_4673 AbrB family transcriptional regulator): protein MKMTIKHDGSLVIPAAWCKSLGIEPEATIHLTLEEDGLMIRRTQQVVAKSQMLLRSYVPEGRSLSQELIEERRL from the coding sequence ATGAAAATGACTATAAAACACGATGGCAGTCTGGTGATTCCAGCGGCTTGGTGCAAGTCTTTAGGCATTGAGCCCGAGGCTACGATACATCTGACGCTGGAAGAAGACGGGCTTATGATCAGGAGGACACAGCAGGTCGTCGCCAAGTCACAGATGCTGTTGAGGAGCTATGTCCCTGAAGGACGCAGTCTGTCGCAGGAATTGATAGAAGAGAGGCGATTGTGA